One stretch of Streptomyces sp. R21 DNA includes these proteins:
- a CDS encoding FAD-dependent monooxygenase → MRAGRVVVVGESIAGCAATLALRRAGVEGVTVYERAQGRLADRGVGVAMHNARYAELESAGYLDAHIPWGRIVHRRWYVRDNAMPNAPLGREIATNPFPFRSYNWGSLWHELRRRMPETAVFRSGSAVEAVELTPEGAEVHSGGRTEHYDVVIGADGYRSTVRAALYPDVRPQYAGYLAWRGAYPADRLRDAELWAEDECAYVVFQGGHLVVYRIPDGTGGHRVNWILYTAPPAGLDQGMHTPTSLPPGTAGDALRAHLTYLAAELLPAYWGDLVRATTHDELFLQPMYDFTAPRYAVGRALLMGDAATVARPHTGAGAVKALQDATILESALMSAATWSEALVAYDADRAPSGRVMVDLGRRLGRALVQETPNWPTLDQPGLETWWDQAAGTGAFGGRELKR, encoded by the coding sequence ATGCGTGCTGGCAGGGTTGTGGTCGTCGGCGAGAGCATCGCGGGATGCGCGGCGACACTCGCACTGCGGCGGGCCGGGGTCGAGGGGGTCACGGTGTACGAGCGTGCGCAGGGGCGGTTGGCCGACCGCGGGGTCGGGGTTGCCATGCACAACGCCCGCTACGCGGAACTGGAGTCGGCGGGATACCTCGATGCCCATATTCCGTGGGGGCGGATAGTCCACCGCCGCTGGTACGTCCGGGACAACGCGATGCCGAACGCCCCGCTGGGCCGTGAGATCGCCACCAATCCGTTCCCATTTCGCAGCTACAACTGGGGCTCCCTCTGGCACGAGCTGCGCCGCCGGATGCCCGAGACGGCGGTCTTCCGGTCCGGATCGGCGGTCGAGGCCGTCGAGTTGACACCCGAGGGCGCCGAGGTGCACTCGGGCGGGCGCACCGAGCACTACGACGTGGTGATCGGCGCGGACGGCTACCGCTCGACCGTCCGGGCGGCCCTGTATCCCGACGTCCGCCCCCAGTACGCCGGTTACCTGGCATGGCGCGGCGCCTACCCTGCAGACCGGCTGCGCGACGCGGAGCTGTGGGCCGAGGACGAGTGCGCGTACGTCGTCTTCCAGGGCGGTCACCTCGTCGTGTACCGCATCCCGGACGGGACCGGCGGGCACCGCGTCAACTGGATCCTGTACACGGCCCCACCAGCCGGTCTGGACCAGGGTATGCACACGCCCACCAGCCTGCCTCCGGGCACCGCAGGCGACGCACTGCGCGCCCATCTGACGTACCTCGCCGCCGAGTTGCTGCCTGCCTACTGGGGCGACCTGGTGCGGGCGACGACACACGACGAGCTGTTCCTGCAACCCATGTACGACTTCACAGCGCCCCGTTACGCGGTAGGCCGGGCCCTGCTCATGGGCGACGCCGCCACGGTCGCCCGTCCGCACACCGGCGCAGGCGCCGTCAAGGCGCTGCAGGACGCCACGATCCTGGAATCGGCCCTGATGTCGGCGGCCACCTGGTCAGAGGCCCTGGTCGCCTACGACGCCGACCGGGCACCCTCCGGCCGAGTCATGGTCGACCTGGGGCGACGGCTCGGGCGGGCCCTGGTCCAGGAGACCCCGAACTGGCCCACGCTCGACCAGCCGGGCCTGGAGACCTGGTGGGACCAGGCGGCCGGGACGGGCGCGTTCGGCGGGCGGGAATTGAAGCGGTAG
- a CDS encoding right-handed parallel beta-helix repeat-containing protein has translation MRRARVVAPVLESLVTGSGRPGRPLHDIGFRGLTFAYATWLAPSEPAGFPAAWSMYLRPRKGGDARLLTVPGTVAFRTAERITFEGNRFTHLGAQALELSENSSHNVVDGNVISDVSDGGILMGVVPPDQRGTNRGNRITNNWIHHIGAEYHAASGIWDTATQETTIAHNQVNDVPYSGVLSGPGDDLRGIMHRNRILDNRVYATNRLLEDGGGIYLRGEQGNSFADGAVISGNAVTDSKYGDWNVGIYTDDSTNWVTVDRNTVYNYVASIGGCSEEWGNRPVQNVRYRGNVWDDTVPAWVERREYPGAWPPANKQDPDDKGCGDPHGLAFTDNTLLPPRNPGLACATNTACAAVLTKAGPLPSYRQGLGMP, from the coding sequence ATGCGCCGGGCCAGGGTAGTCGCCCCGGTCCTGGAGAGCCTGGTCACCGGCTCCGGCCGTCCGGGCCGTCCCCTCCACGACATCGGCTTCCGCGGCCTGACGTTCGCATACGCCACCTGGCTGGCGCCCAGCGAACCCGCCGGGTTCCCCGCCGCGTGGAGCATGTACCTGCGGCCCAGGAAGGGCGGAGATGCGAGGCTGCTCACGGTGCCCGGCACGGTAGCCTTCCGCACCGCCGAGCGGATCACCTTCGAGGGCAACCGTTTCACCCACCTGGGCGCCCAGGCACTGGAGTTGTCCGAGAACAGCTCGCACAACGTCGTCGACGGGAACGTCATCAGCGACGTCTCCGACGGCGGCATCCTGATGGGGGTGGTCCCGCCCGACCAGAGGGGGACCAACCGCGGCAACCGGATCACCAACAACTGGATCCACCACATCGGCGCGGAGTACCACGCGGCCTCCGGCATCTGGGACACCGCGACCCAGGAGACCACCATCGCGCACAACCAGGTCAACGACGTCCCCTACAGCGGCGTCCTCTCCGGTCCCGGCGACGACCTGCGGGGCATCATGCATCGCAACCGAATCCTCGACAACCGCGTCTACGCGACGAACCGGCTCCTCGAGGACGGAGGGGGCATCTATCTGCGCGGCGAACAGGGCAACTCCTTCGCCGACGGCGCGGTCATCAGCGGCAACGCGGTGACCGACAGCAAGTACGGCGACTGGAACGTCGGGATCTACACCGATGACAGCACCAACTGGGTCACCGTGGACCGCAACACCGTCTACAACTACGTTGCCTCCATCGGCGGTTGCAGCGAGGAGTGGGGCAACCGCCCCGTCCAGAACGTGCGTTACCGCGGCAACGTCTGGGACGACACCGTCCCCGCATGGGTCGAACGACGGGAGTACCCCGGAGCCTGGCCCCCGGCCAACAAGCAGGACCCGGACGACAAGGGGTGCGGAGACCCGCACGGTCTCGCGTTCACCGACAACACCCTGCTGCCTCCCCGCAACCCCGGCCTGGCCTGCGCCACCAACACCGCCTGCGCCGCCGTCCTGACGAAGGCCGGCCCTCTCCCGTCCTACCGCCAGGGCTTGGGCATGCCATGA